Proteins encoded together in one Bactrocera neohumeralis isolate Rockhampton chromosome 4, APGP_CSIRO_Bneo_wtdbg2-racon-allhic-juicebox.fasta_v2, whole genome shotgun sequence window:
- the LOC126757169 gene encoding probable cytochrome P450 6g2, with amino-acid sequence MFVSNVLTGLGGALIGNLTEILATLAFVCFALYIWLQYQYTYWRRHRIPYIEPSMFFGNLKGIINSDTDPCTWFQHLYNNEKAKNLAAVGIYIFNKPSLLIRDLELIKAILIKDFNYFSNRYASSDPHSDSLGSDNLFFAKNPRWKEIRVKLTPVFTSGKMKQMFPLIEEVAREYDKYLCALKMDAKTNSTILEVKEPNALYTTDVISITAYGIQANSLNDPNGIFRKSGKKIFTFTWLRSMEFKAFFFIPTLVKLFGFKVFSKQTTIFLRDTINHVMEERIKRGNVRNDLIDILIKFKQEAEEELKEGKKPFILEKDALAAQAAIFFSAGFETSSSTMSFAMFEMAQNPEVQRRLREELREAYKNNDGKITYELIMGLKYMDNVVKEVLRHYPPLPFLDRVCTPKADEKGYSLNGFGLDFTVPHNMPVYIPSQALHMDPKYFKDPETFNPDRFLPENKHENNMNAYMPFGIGPHNCIGERFAMIQTKLGLLYFYRNHYVTPCEKTPRKLHLNPRAIILQSSGGINLKVVRDPLF; translated from the exons ATGTTTGTATCAAATGTGTTAACCGGCCTTGGCGGCGCGCTAATCGGCAATCTAACCGAGATCCTGGCCACATTGGCCTTCGTCTGCTTCGCGCTATACATTTGGTTAcaatatcaatatacatattggCGTCGTCACCGTATACCTTATATTGAACCGTCTATGTTTTTTGGCAATCTCAAAGGTATTATCAATTCCGACACCGATCCTTGCACTTGGTTTCAGCATTTGTACAATAATGAGAAGGCCAAAAATCTCGCAGCTGTCGGTATCTATATATTTAATAAGCCTTCACTGCTGATACGCGATCTGGAGTTGATCAAAGCCATTTTGATTAaggattttaattatttctcaaATCGTTATGCGTCGTCGGATCCACATTCCGATTCGTTGGGTTCGGATAACTTGTTCTTCGCTAAGAACCCGCGTTGGAAGGAGATACGCGTTAAGTTGACGCCAGTTTTTACTAGTGGAAAAATGAAGCAAATGTTTCCGCTCATAGAGGAG GTCGCACGTGAATACGACAAATATCTCTGCGCATTGAAAATGGATGCGAAAACCAACTCCACAATACTAGAAGTAAAGGAACCGAATGCGCTCTACACAACCGATGTGATATCGATCACGGCCTACGGCATACAAGCAAATAGTCTCAACGATCCGAACGGTATTTTCCGTAAAAGTGGCAAGAAAATCTTCACATTTACTTGGTTGCGTTCCATGGAGTTCAAAGCGTTCTTTTTCATACCCACATTGGTTAAGCTTTTCGGCTTCAAAGTATTTTCCAAACAGACCACAATCTTTCTGCGCGACACAATCAATCATGTGATGGAGGAACGCATCAAAAGGGGTAATGTGCGCAACGATTTAATcgatattttgattaaattcaAACAGGAGGCCGAAGAAGAACTGAAAGAAGGCAAGAAACCGTTCATTTTGGAGAAAGACGCTTTGGCGGCGCAAGCAGCCATTTTCTTTTCGGCTGGCTTCGAAACGTCATCTTCCACAATGTCATTCGCTATGTTTGAAATGGCGCAAAATCCGGAGGTGCAACGACGTTTGCGTGAAGAATTACGCGAGGCATACAAGAATAATGATGGCAAAATAACCTACGAGCTGATAATGGGTCTGAAGTATATGGATAATGTAGTGAAGGAGGTGTTACGTCATTATCCACCACTACCCTTCCTCGATCGCGTATGCACACCGAAGGCTGATGAAAAAGGTTATTCGCTGAACGGTTTTGGTTTGGACTTTACAGTACCGCACAATATGCCTGTCTACATACCGAGTCAGGCTTTACACATGGATCCAAAG TACTTCAAAGATCCCGAAACATTTAATCCTGATCGTTTTCTACCCGAAAACAAAcacgaaaataatatgaatGCCTATATGCCCTTCGGCATCGGACCTCATAACTGTATTGGTGAGCGCTTCGCGATGATCCAAACGAAGTTGGGGCTACTCTACTTCTATCGGAATCATTATGTAACGCCCTGTGAAAAGACACCGAGGAAACTGCATTTGAATCCTCGTGCAATCATATTGCAGTCCTCTGGTGGTATAAATCTGAAAGTCGTGCGTGATCCATTGTTTTAG
- the LOC126755860 gene encoding uncharacterized protein LOC126755860 codes for MLSVNTACLLAALLALVYVWCRYTYGYWKRNKIPYMTPLPLIGNMEVFFKMSNSFYLYLSDVYKDAKMSKAAAVGIYILNKPALVLREPELIKSVLIKEFPKFANRSAGCDPHNDALGSNNLFFIRNPQWKDLRTKITPIFTTGKIKQMYPLMTEIGTELEAHLKSHAKNGDAFVTEVKEVCASFTTDIIATIALGVKANSLVNPNAEFRSQGRKLFTFTFRRAIDFFIAFFVTKWVSTFRIKIFTAEFSSFLRGTISHVMASREESKATRNDLIDVLVSLKEEAVAKGEYNAQVQDMLTAQAAVFLSAGFETSSSTMTFALYELSKRPDLQERLRNEICEAFVAEQGTMSYETINNLPYLSMVVDEVLRLYPVLPYLDREYLPKEGEKQFDLKPFYDYTVPIGMPVFIPIFGIQRDPEFWPNPNTFDPERFNAENKKTHKPMSYLPFGTGPRNCIGSRIGLLQSKIGLVHILKNHYVTTCEKTPSEMTFDPLSLVLSYKDGVYLNFVNDKLYERNARQCTIGLLAALLALVYVWCRYTYGYWKRNKIPYMTPLPLIGNMDARMSKAAAVGIYIFNRPALVLRDQKLIKSVLIKEFPQFTNRSSGSDPHNDPLVSNNLFFIRNSQWKNLRTKITPIFTTGKIKQMYSLMTEIGTELEAHLNSFAKTDDAFVTEVKDICANFTTDVIATIAFGIKANSLSSTKVMSVYGYQLLITIALIFVAMTLIQLWLQRRYSYWHRRKIPYLKPTPLLGNLKSLLLLRSSFGDYFRGLYEEQNFQSAPFFGFFILQTPALLIREPQLIEQLLTKQFTSFPNRYEAADLHSDPMGALTLPLAKYAIWRKSRREISKLFTSGHIKSVMYPKLITYAEQLEEYITRKIKQDASEHSVRSAAVIEVKEMCALYTTDVTAALLYSIDAAGLRKDGCEMRTQCEDLFQPSLRKIIDFFAIFFLPKWVRRLKSKVFTRKYADYLRRLVEEHLKVTERKPDGGDLIDLLLNMQRHLCDSEPYSAWLRHPDFIAAQVGIFLLAGFETSSSLIALILYELAKQPAIQRKLKAEIAAARDPFNGGVSYKQLLHMPYMHMVVAEGLRLYPTAPFINRECLPNGEQQTLWYDKGKKYLSIPRDVPAYISILGLHSDPKFWPNPQLYNPQRFSQEKLHTIKPMTYLPFGAGPHGCIGSRLGMLQVKLGLLYILKRHRVELCEKTTKEIRFDPKRFMLEAKGGLYLTFIQDE; via the exons TCGAATAATCTATTTTTCATACGCAATCCACAATGGAAAGATTTGAGAACGAAAATAACGCCGATTTTCACAACGGGAAAGATCAAACAAATGTACCCACTAATGACTGAG ATCGGCACGGAGTTGGAAGCCCATTTGAAATCGCATGCGAAGAATGGTGATGCTTTCGTAACTGAAGTTAAAGAGGTTTGTGCAAGCTTCACCACCGATATAATTGCCACCATCGCTCTTGGTGTAAAAGCCAACAGTCTTGTAAATCCAAACGCCGAATTTCGCTCGCAGGGACGAAAATTGTTCACCTTTACATTCCGTCGTGCCATTGACTTCTTCATCGCCTTTTTTGTTACCAAGTGGGTCTCTACATttcgtattaaaatttttacagcagAGTTCAGTTCCTTTTTACGTGGCACCATCAGTCATGTTATGGCGTCAAGAGAAGAGAGCAAAGCGACTCGCAACGACCTCATCGATGTGTTGGTGAGCCTTAAAGAAGAAGCAGTTGCGAAAGGCGAATATAATGCTCAGGTACAGGATATGTTGACAGCACAAGCTGCCGTATTTCTGTCAGCTGGTTTTGAGACGTCATCTTCGACGATGACATTTGCCCTATACGAATTATCGAAACGTCCCGATTTACAAGAGCGTCTGCGCAATGAGATCTGTGAAGCTTTCGTAGCTGAGCAGGGTACAATGTCATATGAGACTATCAATAATCTACCATATCTGAGTATGGTAGTTGACGAAGTACTGCGTTTATATCCAGTACTACCTTATCTCGATCGTGAATATCTGCCGAAGGAGGGGGAAAAGCAATTCGATCTTAAACCGTTTTACGATTACACAGTGCCCATAGGTATGCCTGTTTTTATACCAATCTTCGGCATACAGCGTGATCCCGAG TTTTGGCCCAACCCGAACACTTTCGATCCTGAACGCTTCAACGCCGAGAATAAGAAAACCCATAAGCCTATGTCCTACCTTCCTTTCGGCACTGGACCACGTAACTGTATTGGTTCTCGCATCGGTTTGCTGCAGTCTAAAATCGGTTTGGTGCATATATTGAAGAATCATTATGTGACCACATGTGAGAAGACACCGTCGGAAATGACTTTTGATCCACTTTCCTTAGTGCTAAGTTATAAGGATGGAGTTTACTTGAACTTTGTCAATGACAAACTCTATGAACGCAATGCCAGGCAGT GTACCATAGGCCTCTTGGCGGCTCTATTGGCGCTCGTCTACGTTTGGTGTCGCTACACATATGGCTACTGGAAACGCAATAAGATTCCCTATATGACGCCACTGCCACTGATTGGCAATATGG ACGCTAGAATGTCAAAAGCTGCGGCAGTCGGCATTTACATATTCAATCGGCCAGCGTTAGTGTTGCGTGACCAGAAACTTATAAAATCTGTGCTAATTAAGGAGTTTCCGCAATTCACCAATCGGTCAAGCGGCTCTGATCCACACAATGACCCCTTGGTTTCGaataatctattttttataCGCAATTCACAATGGAAGAATTTGAGAACGAAAATAACGCCGATTTTCACAACGGGAAAGATCAAACAAATGTATTCACTAATGACTGAG ATCGGCACGGAGTTGGAAGCTCATTTGAATTCGTTTGCGAAAACAGACGACGCTTTCGTAACTGAAGTTAAAGATATTTGTGCAAACTTCACCACCGATGTGATTGCCACTATCGCTTTTGGCATTAAAGCCAATAGTCTT AGCTCAACAAAAGTCATGTCGGTCTACGGCTACCAACTGCTGATCACAATAGCGCTCATCTTTGTCGCAATGACCTTAATACAACTTTGGTTGCAACGTCGTTACAGTTATTGGCATCGTCGTAAAATACCATATCTCAAGCCCACACCGCTTTTGGGAAATTTAAAATCACTATTGTTGTTACGTTCTTCTTTCGGCGACTACTTTCGCGGGCTCTACGAAGAGCAAAACTTCCAATCGGcaccattttttggtttctttataCTACAAACGCCCGCGCTGCTTATACGCGAACCGCAATTGATCGAGCAGTTACTCACGAAACAGTTTACTAGTTTTCCCAACCGCTATGAGGCTGCTGATCTACATAGTGATCCAATGGGCGCTTTAACGCTACCATTAGCCAAATATGCGATATGGCGCAAGAGTCGACGAGAGATTTCGAAACTTTTCACTAGTGGACATATCAAAAGTGTAATGTATCCGAAACTCATTACCTACGCCGAACAATTAGAAGAGTATATCACACGTAAAATAAAGCAAGACGCGTCCGAACACAGTGTCCGAAGCGCTGCCGTCATTGAGGTGAAAGAAATGTGTGCGCTCTACACAACTGACGTCACAGCTGCGCTATTGTATAGCATCGATGCGGCAGGTCTACGCAAAGATGGCTGCGAGATGCGCACACAGTGTGAAGATCTCTTCCAACCCAGTCTGCGTAAGATTATCGATTTCTTCGCAATATTCTTTCTACCAAAATGGGTGCGTAGGCTTAAATCGAAAGTTTTCACACGCAAATACGCCGACTACTTACGGCGTTTGGTGGAGGAACACTTGAAAGTGACCGAACGTAAGCCTGATGGCGGCGATCTTATCGACTTGTTGTTGAACATGCAACGGCATTTGTGTGACTCAGAACCTTACAGCGCTTGGCTGCGTCATCCGGACTTTATCGCCGCGCAAGTGGGTATTTTTCTATTGGCGGGCTTTGAGACGTCCTCTTCATTGATCGCGCTCATCTTATACGAATTGGCAAAGCAACCGGCAATTCAGCGAAAATTAAAAGCCGAAATAGCTGCTGCTCGAGATCCATTCAATGGCGGTGTAAGTTACAAACAGTTATTGCATATGCCATACATGCATATGGTAGTCGCCGAAGGATTGCGTCTCTATCCGACAGCACCCTTCATTAATCGTGAGTGTTTGCCGAATGGCGAGCAGCAGACGTTGTGGTATGACAAGGGAAAGAAGTATTTGAGCATACCCAGAGATGTGCCGGCATATATCTCCATTTTGGGCTTACATAGTGATCCAAAG TTCTGGCCCAATCCACAACTTTACAATCCACAAAGATTTTCGCAAGAGAAACTGCACACCATCAAACCAATGACTTATTTACCATTTGGCGCCGGACCACATGGTTGTATTGGCAGTCGGCTTGGTATGCTGCAAGTCAAGCTCGGTTTACTCTATATCTTAAAGCGGCATCGTGTGGAATTGTGTGAGAAAACAACGAAGGAAATTCGATTTGATCCGAAAAGATTTATGCTAGAAGCTAAAGGTGGACTATACTTGACGTTTATTCAAGATGaataa